In the Maribacter sp. MJ134 genome, one interval contains:
- a CDS encoding ABC-F family ATP-binding cassette domain-containing protein produces the protein MLNIHNLSVSFGGEYLFEEISFRLNAGNRVGLVGKNGAGKSTLLKLLSGDMALDTGTIAIEKDIKIGFLRQDIDFVQGRNVLEEAYQAFEEIKALEQKLDDINIQLAERTDYESESYNQLIVDLSDITQHYEILGGYNYQGETEKILLGLGFKAEDFDKKTETFSGGWRMRIELAKLLLQSNDVLLLDEPTNHLDIESIIWFEQFLNNYSGAVMIVSHDKMFLDNVTNRTIEISLGRIYDYNKPYSKYLVLRNEMKQQQLNAQKNQEKEIQQAERLIEKFRAKSTKASMAQSLIKKLDKIERIEVDEDDNSVMNLRFPISVTPGKVVVEMEELSKSYGDKHVLEDISLLIERDSKTAFVGQNGQGKSTLAKIIVKELDYEGHLKLGHNVQIGYFAQNQAEYLDGNKTILDTMIDAANESNRSKVRDILGSFLFRGDEVEKYVKVLSGGERNRLALAKMLLQPFNVLVMDEPTNHLDIKSKNVLKQACQNFEGTLILVSHDRDFLQGLTNKVYEFKDRKIKEYLGDVDFYLEQRKVENFRSIEKKDTGAVIPKAVKKNNSFENQKKVKSLKNRISTTESKIADLEKDIKTIDHNLLMNYDETIAENNFFDTYQAKKDTLEKLMTEWEKLTNELETIAL, from the coding sequence CGGTAAATCAACACTCCTAAAACTACTATCGGGAGACATGGCTTTGGATACAGGGACCATTGCAATAGAAAAAGATATTAAAATAGGGTTCTTAAGGCAGGATATAGATTTTGTTCAAGGGAGGAACGTATTAGAAGAGGCTTATCAAGCTTTTGAAGAAATCAAGGCCCTAGAGCAAAAGCTGGACGATATTAATATTCAGCTTGCGGAACGAACCGATTATGAAAGTGAATCCTACAATCAGCTTATTGTAGATTTAAGTGACATTACCCAGCATTATGAGATTTTAGGTGGATATAATTATCAAGGTGAGACGGAGAAAATATTACTGGGTCTAGGTTTCAAGGCCGAAGATTTCGATAAAAAAACGGAAACGTTTTCAGGAGGATGGCGCATGCGTATAGAGCTGGCCAAATTATTATTGCAAAGTAACGATGTGCTATTGCTAGATGAGCCTACGAACCATTTGGATATTGAGTCCATTATATGGTTTGAGCAATTTCTTAATAATTACTCCGGTGCGGTCATGATCGTATCCCATGATAAAATGTTTCTGGATAATGTTACCAATAGGACCATTGAAATATCCTTAGGACGTATTTACGATTATAACAAACCTTACTCGAAATACCTGGTTTTAAGAAACGAGATGAAACAACAACAGTTGAACGCTCAAAAGAACCAAGAAAAAGAAATTCAGCAGGCAGAACGGTTAATAGAGAAGTTCAGGGCAAAGAGTACAAAGGCATCCATGGCCCAGTCCCTAATCAAAAAACTGGATAAAATAGAACGCATAGAAGTAGATGAGGACGACAACAGTGTTATGAACCTCAGGTTTCCTATTTCTGTAACCCCAGGTAAGGTGGTCGTAGAAATGGAAGAATTATCTAAGAGCTATGGAGATAAACATGTGTTAGAGGATATAAGCTTACTCATTGAGCGCGACAGTAAAACAGCATTTGTAGGTCAGAACGGACAGGGCAAATCTACCTTGGCAAAAATCATTGTCAAGGAGCTGGACTACGAAGGGCATTTAAAGCTGGGACATAATGTACAGATAGGATATTTTGCACAAAATCAGGCAGAATATCTAGATGGTAATAAGACCATCTTGGATACCATGATAGATGCCGCGAACGAGTCCAACAGGAGCAAGGTGAGGGATATTCTGGGTTCTTTTCTCTTTAGAGGGGATGAGGTAGAAAAATATGTTAAGGTGTTATCCGGAGGGGAACGTAATAGATTAGCGCTTGCTAAAATGCTTTTACAGCCTTTCAACGTCTTGGTGATGGATGAACCTACCAATCATTTGGATATTAAGTCCAAAAATGTACTGAAGCAGGCCTGCCAAAATTTTGAAGGAACCCTAATATTGGTGTCGCATGATAGGGATTTTCTGCAAGGCCTAACCAACAAGGTGTATGAGTTTAAGGACCGAAAGATTAAAGAATATCTTGGAGATGTAGATTTTTATCTGGAGCAGCGAAAAGTAGAGAATTTCAGAAGTATCGAAAAGAAAGATACTGGAGCGGTCATTCCAAAAGCTGTTAAGAAGAATAACTCTTTTGAAAATCAAAAGAAAGTAAAGAGTCTAAAGAACAGAATTAGTACTACGGAATCCAAAATTGCCGATTTGGAAAAAGATATAAAGACCATTGACCATAATTTGTTGATGAACTATGATGAAACCATAGCGGAAAATAACTTTTTTGATACGTATCAAGCTAAAAAAGATACTCTTGAAAAACTTATGACAGAATGGGAAAAGCTTACAAATGAATTAGAGACGATAGCGCTCTAA